Proteins encoded in a region of the Elaeis guineensis isolate ETL-2024a chromosome 7, EG11, whole genome shotgun sequence genome:
- the LOC105049322 gene encoding uncharacterized protein, with protein MDKTKNRTDLLAAGRKKLQQFRQKKDHKGGGSHAKSLNKASRPGKDADADELTKVTEPEPEPEDTKVVYTHESVTVSEPLPTSGIDADETAKVPEPDSSLAVDADEPTKVPEPEPTSAIDADDLVKGPEPELESTSVVHAEARTANRSDPLVAVRYVDLPPVPSVGESDAGVQKEQVDSEEVPVDVSIDDGGSRSAVMVHHQVGAMQEAKNSGLEQCNGESSGIGMLMVKDRRDQAGGSTVFVVPDTDRSKEDPIAAEPSLGVEAAQEVDRMSAATEERIEGEDGRTNSSGRLETRFSGIQNGKEDHDAETYGVKEETVALESLPLGRPQEANGISIPVDIIQEMGTKICDELLKIPKREESLEMLSQLTSDRTSSLEENADMPSPSHVTSDTTREESSAIADARGEVGINAESGICQPYIGEVVEAESESAGLLQEGAIAPAEKVEGFKEDDPLFLSKSTDPVFSTGMWYMLKRVLQEGSFANELDSIRRHLYLTIVARDFLQMQLDEQTVLTADFHQQSSDEVSKLLGLVKEAQESKALASEELAQCRSDLQAMTIAKEELEIRFISTRGEIECLSSRASELQNKLEQSQKELVLVSADLANCRGLVEALQNENMNLTASISSEMDPRKILEEEKQLLSSENMRLNSELSEQKERLLVALDKQKQLECNLRETGVFFDQLTEENIYLSSSLDIHKAKIKEFDVGLFQAQQARDQENNCHVECRATDNAVEDSGSSVRNSVGLQQVDEEGSGSSVALGVLKGRLEEAKSILQNLEKSIQGMHSYSVSLIRAGGRAPAPGVSKLIQAFESKSHHTDNASDKVSLTEGGQSDDLYTLAMEQLGLFRDTLKQVELDVRKAEVHIMGEYNSREIFQKYEIECEAQRQQNSVLQAKIVEIVQKLSKYIIRIDDLQNQFNEIQRCASDGEERLLSEVKLLQEEVNDRVSVLQHERESVKGIFEAFEKIFPSAGLQTSDLVTDKKERLLSEIQSLQKDVIDRNSIKAMILEGLEKLNSSTGLLFADNLEIGSYVSASVDAAIRSIESLHEKLNAARLNHETLHTSYMELDKLYNDVQGMNDLAIRQMHKMYNSLQKLCPSVDESEMDVNAEEVLELLPKRHELLIEYLQKLLDERVLHLSKTKELESGLLSKNEEIEGLSKRCSALDKKLDDLCYAKDELEMILMSKNEVLDEVNRRCLALAKKLDGHELTKDLNTFHGLAEINKVIARSDNKANDLSKSVLQQLEVLVDFHLQKYEEAIKQINLSKKYLEEVNIIPEISSDNWSLPLLTLLSQEFMPKLHELQEKLDSLSALNLQQETENQILKESLHKTEEGLEASRSELYLKVSELEQSEQRLSSVREKLSIAVAKGKGLIVQRDSLKQSLMEKSSELEKCSQELQSKEDLLMEAEAKLKSYSEADRIKALESELSYIRNSTTALRDSFLFKDSVLQRIEEVLEDLDLPEDFHSKDIVEKIEFLSRMVAGNAPFSITEWDQRRSAGGSHSIADTGKDDLQASSNPGYDELENKYEEIQRRFYGLAEHNDMLEQSLMERNSLVQKWEEALDRIDMPPQFRTLEPEDKIEWLGNALFEVQHERDALQLKIENLEDSSDMLIVDLEESHKKISELSAEVVAIKSEKDFFSESLEKLRFEYLGLSEKAVHDEIERDNLRKELASLQEKLAGKIENNDYHDTENDIWKLFDLVSNALPDSDRSEALSAGTVTECLEGLLRELIDKYADLALEKSVHKVSEKEFVSEESNLSPDTNASTNALDGKDQELVNLRLELDEACCNLVSVKKERDEAMEKCHSVMLEVEEISKQINLLQEEKTVYMEKYQSLLLELDATSKQRDALQEQLTQEEQKSASVREKLNVAVRKGKALVQQRDSLKQAIEEMNVVMDNLKTEHNQQVEALESEKSLLMNRLTEMEQSLQDHGKTFHGFLTALHGIDVGCEINVTDPVQKMEEIGRLSHDLRSALVSSENEAKKSKQASELLLAELNEVQERADMLVEELAKAEATITECSRQKEIAEAARIDALNRLEQLILFNSEERKKQLDNLLELKSGIGQLRNICFEFSSLLANVFTRDMNLFCSLENFMDSIEKQMNCANLADLPVLSSSSLLSSNPVNEEKFNAINALSDPRMQEQLDDCSIAEHFAITSHSVFECLRQCDELKGNIHKHSLSVDQQATLLLQIMETVQRKLASQREGSDSLKRDLNDLELVIKEKENQICSMSRNLSLLYEACSSSITEIENGKVQIVENSLPSGEHALEKTGRVLKLPSYTNKQEHPDGYTYSFTDDCIRSMADKLLSAVKGTSIVNAMAGGNQRELKATILDLQKELQEKDIQMNRICEELVSQIRDAEAATRRSSSDLDSAKTKIHNLEKQVEVLEKDNKLLELRVHEVKDLEDSLHEVQGKIKSLTDALTAKDQEIEALMQALDEEETQMEDMERKNTELENIIEEKNLALESLEASRAKVVAKLSVTVSKFDELHNLSESLLAEVENLQSQLQGQDSEISFLRQEITRYTNDFLASQETNKKYSSEICKLLKWFDMVVGRFGVQHIDIDDQEFRQIQIYTDILDKKILSVMTELDDLRVTVKSKDALLQVERARVEELSCKSEVLENSLHEKETQMELVQRNSGQSSSVNSPRSLEIDQMKNKVSSGAVVTHVRSGRKVNSDQIAIAIDTENDNNMLVDEDDDKAHGFKSLTMSRFVPRTTRPIADRIDGIWVSGERLLMRQPTLRLGFLIYWVALHALLASFI; from the exons ATGGATAAGACCAAAAACCGGACAGATCTCCTAGCCGCCGGCCGAAAAAAG CTCCAGCAATTTAGACAGAAGAAGGATCACAAGGGCGGGGGTAGCCATGCGAAATCCTTGAACAAGGCGAGCAGGCCTGGGAAGGACGCCGACGCCGATGAACTGACAAAGGTTACCGAGCCAGAGCCAGAGCCGGAGGATACTAAAGTTGTATATACCCATGAATCAGTGACAGTGTCCGAGCCCTTGCCTACTTCAGGCATTGACGCTGACGAAACGGCAAAGGTGCCCGAGCCTGATTCCAGTTTGGCTGTCGACGCTGATGAACCAACAAAGGTGCCTGAGCCAGAGCCTACTTCAGCCATCGATGCTGATGATCTGGTGAAGGGGCCGGAGCCTGAGCTAGAGTCTACTTCGGTTGTTCATGCTGAGGCGAGGACTGCTAATCGATCGGATCCGTTAGTGGCGGTCCGATATGTGGATTTACCACCTGTGCCCTCTGTTGGAGAGAGTGATGCAGGAGTTCAGAAAGAGCAGGTAGATTCCGAAGAGGTTCCAGTTGACGTCTCCATTGATGATGGCGGCTCGAGATCTGCCGTTATGGTACACCATCAG GTAGGGGCAATGCAGGAAGCTAAAAATTCTGGATTGGAGCAATGCAATGGTGAGAGCTCAGGCATTGGGATGTTGATGGTGAAGGACAGAAGAGACCAGGCTGGGGGAAGTACTGTTTTTGTGGTCCCGGACACTGACAGGTCGAAGGAGGATCCCATTGCTGCAGAACCCAGTTTGGGAGTTGAAGCGGCTCAAGAGGTGGACAGAATGTCTGCTGCAACTGAAGAAAGAATTGAGGGAGAAGATGGTCGGACGAATTCTAGTGGGAGATTGGAAACAAGATTCTCGGGGATACAAAATGGAAAGGAGGATCATGATGCAGAGACATATGGGGTGAAGGAAGAAACTGTTGCCCTTGAAAGTCTACCACTTGGGAGGCCTCAAGAAGCAAATGGGATTTCCATTCCTGTTGACATAATTCAAGAGATGGGAACAAAAATTTGTGATGAGCTTCTAAAGATTCCTAAAAGGGAAGAAAGTTTGGAAATGCTATCACAACTTACTTCTGACAGGACTAGTTCACTTGAAGAAAATGCTGATATGCCATCTCCATCTCATGTTACTTCTGACACTACAAGGGAAGAAAGCTCAGCTATAGCTGATGCCAGAGGGGAAGTAGGTATTAATGCGGAAAGTGGTATATGTCAACCTTATATTGGAGAGGTTGTTGAGGCTGAGAGTGAATCAGCAGGGTTACTTCAAGAAGGGGCCATTGCACCTGCAGAAAAGGTTGAGGGATTTAAAGAAGATGATCCTCTTTTCCTATCTAAGTCGACAGATCCAGTTTTTTCCACAGGGATGTGGTATATGCTGAAAAGAGTTCTGCAGGAAGGGAGCTTTGCCAATGAGTTGGATAGTATTAGAAGGCACCTTTACTTAACAATTGTTGCAAGGGATTTTCTCCAGATGCAATTAGATGAACAGACTGTGTTGACTGCAGATTTTCACCAGCAGTCTTCTGATGAAGTGTCCAAACTCTTGGGGTTAGTGAAAGAAGCTCAGGAAAGCAAGGCATTGGCTAGCGAGGAGCTAGCTCAGTGTCGATCTGATCTCCAGGCTATGACTATTGCAAAGGAGGAACTTGAGATCAGGTTTATCTCCACAAGAGGGGAAATTGAGTGCCTCAGTAGCAGGGCCTCTGAGTTGCAGAACAAACTTGAACAATCACAAAAAGAGTTGGTACTTGTTTCAGCAGACTTAGCTAACTGCAGGGGTTTAGTGGAAGCTTTACAAAATGAAAACATGAACTTAACTGCAAGCATCAGTTCAGAAATGGATCCAAGAAAAATCCTTGAGGAGGAGAAACAGCTCTTGTCTAGTGAGAATATGCGACTTAATTCTGAGTTGTCTGAACAAAAAGAGAGGTTGCTTGTTGCACTGGATAAGCAAAAGCAACTTGAGTGCAACCTAAGGGAAACGGGGGTTTTCTTTGACCAACTTACTGAGGAAAACATTTATCTGTCTAGCAGTTTAGATATACACAAAGCTAAGATAAAGGAGTTTGATGTTGGGCTCTTCCAAGCCCAACAAGCTAGAGATCAAGAAAACAATTGTCATGTGGAATGCAGAGCTACTGATAATGCAGTTGAAGATTCTGGGAGCAGTGTGAGGAATTCAGTAGGGCTTCAGCAGGTTGATGAGGAAGGTTCTGGCAGTTCTGTTGCATTGGGAGTACTGAAGGGGCGCTTGGAAGAGGCCAAAAGCATATTACAAAATCTCGAAAAATCAATTCAAGGGATGCATTCCTATTCTGTGTCCTTAATTAGGGCAGGTGGCAGAGCCCCAGCACCTGGAGTATCGAAACTTATTCAAGCCTTTGAGTCAAAATCCCATCATACTGATAATGCATCAGACAAGGTGTCATTGACCGAGGGAGGGCAATCAGATGATTTATATACACTAGCGATGGAGCAGCTGGGCCTCTTTAGAGATACATTAAAGCAGGTGGAATTGGATGTCAGAAAGGCTGAAGTACATATAATGGGAGAATATAATAGCAGGGAGATCTTTCAAAAGTATGAGATAGAGTGTGAAGCCCAAAGGCAACAAAATAGTGTCCTTCAGGCAAAGATTGTTGAGATTGTTCAGAAGCTGTCCAAGTATATAATCAGAATAGATGATCTACAGAATCAGTTTAATGAAATTCAGCGATGTGCTAGTGATGGGGAAGAGAGGCTTTTAAGTGAAGTGAAGTTGTTGCAGGAGGAAGTGAATGACAGGGTGTCTGTTCTGCAGCATGAAAGAGAATCTGTTAAGGGGATTTTTGAGGCATTTGAAAAGATTTTCCCATCTGCTGGACTGCAAACTTCTGATCTTGTTACTGATAAGAAAGAGAGGCTCTTAAGTGAAATACAGTCATTGCAGAAGGATGTGATTGACAGGAACTCTATTAAAGCCATGATTTTGGAGGGACTTGAAAAGCTTAACTCATCTACTGGACTGCTGTTTGCAGATAACTTAGAGATTGGCTCCTATGTCTCGGCTTCAGTTGATGCTGCCATAAGATCAATCGAGAGCCTGCATGAAAAACTAAATGCTGCTCGTCTGAACCATGAGACACTCCATACTTCATACATGGAATTGGATAAACTGTATAATGATGTCCAAGGAATGAACGACTTGGCAATTCGGCAGATGCATAAAATGTACAACAGCCTACAGAAGTTGTGTCCAAGTGTTGATGAATCTGAGATGGATGTTAATGCTGAGGAAGTGCTAGAACTTCTACCAAAAAGGCACGAACTACTTATCGAGTATCTGCAGAAATTGCTGGATGAGCGGGTTCTCCACTTATCTAAAACTAAGGAGCTAGAATCAGGGTTATTGAGCAAAAATGAAGAAATTGAGGGGCTGAGCAAGAGATGTAGTGCTTTGGATAAAAAGTTGGATGACTTGTGTTATGCTAAAGATGAGCTTGAAATGATTTTGATGAGTAAAAATGAAGTTCTTGATGAAGTGAACAGAAGATGTCTTGCTCTAGCCAAGAAGTTGGATGGCCATGAACTGACTAAAGATCTAAATACCTTCCATGGGCTGGCTGAAATTAACAAAGTTATTGCAAGGTCTGACAACAAGGCGAATGACTTGAGCAAGTCTGTATTACAACAATTAGAGGTGTTGGTTGATTTCCATCTTCAGAAATATGAAGAGGCAATCAAGCAGATTAACTTGTCCAAGAAATACTTAGAGGAAGTTAACATCATACCAGAAATTTCATCTGACAACTGGTCATTGCCCTTGCTTACATTGCTCAGTCAAGAATTCATGCCTAAGTTGCATGAGTTACAGGAAAAATTGGACTCCTTAAGTGCCTTAAATCTTCAACAGGAAACTGAAAATCAAATCCTCAAGGAGAGCCTGCATAAGACGGAGGAAGGTCTGGAAGCATCTCGTTCTGAGTTGTATTTGAAAGTATCTGAACTTGAGCAGTCAGAGCAGAGACTTTCCTCTGTTAGAGAGAAACTCAGTATTGCTGTTGCGAAAGGCAAAGGTTTAATTGTGCAGCGAGACAGTCTTAAGCAGTCTCTCATGGAGAAGTCAAGTGAGCTTGAAAAGTGCTCACAGGAATTACAATCAAAAGAAGACTTGCTCATGGAAGCTGAGGCAAAGCTGAAGTCTTATTCAGAAGCAGATCGTATTAAAGCTCTAGAATCTGAACTCTCTTACATCCGCAATTCTACTACTGCATTAAGAGACTCCTTTCTTTTTAAAGATTCTGTTcttcagaggattgaagaagttTTGGAAGATCTGGATTTGCCAGAGGACTTCCATTCTAAAGATATAGTAGAGAAAATCGAGTTCCTATCCAGAATGGTTGCTGGGAATGCCCCTTTTTCTATTACTGAATGGGATCAAAGGAGATCTGCAGGGGGCTCTCATTCCATTGCAGATACTGGGAAAGATGACCTACAGGCAAGTTCAAATCCTGGATATGATGAATTAGAAAACAAATATGAGGAGATTCAGAGAAGGTTTTATGGTTTGGCTGAGCACAATGATATGCTGGAACAATCCCTGATGGAGAGAAATAGCCTTGTGCAGAAATGGGAAGAAGCTTTGGACAGAATTGATATGCCTCCACAGTTCAGGACATTGGAGCCAGAAGATAAGATTGAATGGTTAGGGAATGCACTTTTTGAGGTCCAACATGAAAGAGATGCATTGCAACTGAAGATAGAGAACCTTGAAGACTCTTCTGATATGCTCATAGTTGACTTGGAAGAGTCGCACAAAAAAATATCTGAACTCAGTGCAGAGGTTGTAGCTATTAAATCTGAGAAAGATTTCTTTTCAGAGAGTTTGGAAAAGCTCAGGTTTGAATATCTCGGACTCTCGGAGAAAGCTGTTCATGATGAGATTGAAAGAGATAATTTGCGAAAAGAACTAGCTAGCTTGCAGGAAAAATTGGCTGGGAAGATTGAGAACAACGATTATCATGATACTGAAAATGATATCTGGAAATTATTTGATTTGGTTAGCAATGCATTGCCAGATAGTGATAGGTCTGAGGCTCTCTCTGCTGGTACTGTTACTGAATGTTTGGAAGGATTGTTGAGGGAGCTTATAGATAAATATGCAGACCTAGCTTTAGAGAAATCTGTGCACAAAGTTAGTGAGAAGGAATTTGTTTCAGAGGAAAGCAATTTGTCTCCTGATACAAACGCATCAACAAATGCTCTGGATGGCAAAGATCAGGAACTGGTGAATCTGAGGTTAGAGCTTGATGAGGCTTGCTGTAATCTGGTTTCagttaagaaggaaagagatgaagccATGGAGAAGTGCCATTCTGTGATGTTGGAAGTTGAGGAAATAAGTAAACAGATCAACTTATTGCAGGAGGAGAAGACTGTTTACATGGAGAAGTATCAATCTTTGTTGTTGGAATTAGATGCAACAAGTAAACAGAGGGATGCTTTGCAAGAACAGCTAACTCAGGAGGAGCAAAAGTCGGCCTCTGTGAGAGAGAAGTTAAATGTTGCTGTTAGAAAAGGCAAGGCACTGGTACAACAAAGAGATAGCCTGAAACAAGCAATTGAAGAGATGAATGTTGTGATGGATAACTTGAAGACTGAGCATAACCAGCAGGTAGAAGCCCTAGAGTCTGAGAAATCATTATTAATGAATCGGCTGACAGAAATGGAGCAAAGTTTGCAAGACCACGGCAAGACCTTTCATGGATTTTTAACTGCTTTGCATGGCATTGATGTTGGTTGTGAAATTAATGTAACTGATCCAGTACAGAAGATGGAAGAAATTGGGAGACTCAGTCATGATTTGCGTTCAGCACTAGTTTCTTCAGAGAATGAAGCCAAGAAATCCAAACAAGCTTCTGAGCTTCTTCTAGCTGAGTTGAATGAAGTTCAGGAGAGAGCTGACATGCTTGTGGAGGAACTGGCAAAGGCAGAAGCCACTATTACAGAGTGTTCTAGACAGAAAGAAATTGCAGAGGCTGCAAGAATTGATGCTCTTAATCGCCTGGAACAATTAATTCTATTTAAttcagaggaaagaaagaaacaacTTGACAATTTGCTAGAGCTGAAGTCGGGCATTGGCCAACTAAGGAATATTTGCTTTGAATTTTCAAGTCTTCTTGCTAATGTGTTTACCAGAGATATGAACCTCTTCTGCAGTTTGGAGAACTTTATGGATTCCATTGAGAAACAGATGAATTGTGCTAATTTGGCTGACCTTCCTGTTCTGTCATCTAGCAGCCTGCTGTCAAGTAATCCAGTAAACGAG GAGAAGTTCAATGCCATCAATGCTCTGTCAGATCCTAGGATGCAAGAACAATTGGATGACTGTTCAATAGCTGAACATTTTGCTATCACTAGTCATAGTGTGTTTGAATGCTTAAGGCAATGTGATGAGTTGAAAGGAAATATTCACAAGCACTCATTGTCAGTCGACCAACAAGCCACACTCCTGTTGCAAATCATGGAGACTGTACAGAGAAAATTAGCTTCTCAGAGGGAAGGTTCAGATTCTCTGAAGAGAGATTTAAATGATCTTGAGCTGGTGATCAAGGAAAAGGAGAATCAGATTTGTTCAATGTCTAGAAATCTGTCTCTGCTTTATGAAGCATGTAGCAGTTCAATCACTGAGATTGAGAATGGAAAAGTCCAAATAGTTGAAAATAGCCTACCTTCTGGGGAGCATGCCTTAGAAAAAACTGGTAGAGTCTTGAAATTACCAAGTTACACCAATAAGCAAGAGCATCCTGATGGATATACATATTCCTTCACAGATGACTGCATCAGATCGATGGCTGATAAGTTATTATCAGCTGTCAAGGGCACAAGCATCGTAAATGCGATGGCAGGGGGTAACCAAAGGGAACTGAAGGCCACCATATTGGATTTGCAGAAAGAACTACAGGAAAAGGATATCCAAATGAATAGAATCTGTGAAGAGCTTGTATCTCAGATAAGGGATGCTGAAGCTGCTACAAGGCGATCCTCATCAGATCTTGATTCTGCGAAAACAAAAATTCATAATTTAGAGAAGCAGGTTGAAGTGCTGGAGAAGGATAACAAATTATTGGAGCTAAGAGTACATGAGGTAAAAGATTTGGAGGATTCATTACATGAGGTACAAGGGAAAATTAAATCTTTAACTGATGCGTTGACTGCTAAAGATCAAG AAATTGAAGCCCTCATGCAAGCGCTTGATGAGGAAGAGACACAAATGGAGGACATGGAAAGAAAGAACACGGAACTGGAGAATATAATTGAAGAAAAGAACCTCGCACTGGAGAGTCTTGAAGCTTCTCGAGCGAAGGTGGTGGCAAAGCTTTCAGTGACTGTCAGCAAGTTTGATGAGTTGCATAACCTGTCAGAGAGCCTTCTTGCAGAGGTGGAAAATCTTCAGTCTCAATTGCAAGGGCAGGATTCAGAGATCTCATTCTTGCGTCAGGAGATAACTAGGTATACCAATGATTTTCTGGCCTCACAGGAGACTAACAAGAAGTACTCATCTGAAATATGCAAGTTGTTAAAATGGTTTGATATGGTAGTGGGACGTTTTGGGGTGCAACACATAGATATTGATGATCAGGAGTTCAGACAAATTCAAATTTACACTGATATTTTGGACAAGAAAATTTTGTCTGTTATGACTGAATTAGATGATCTACGAGTAACAGTTAAAAGTAAAGATGCTCTGTTACAAGTTGAAAGGGCTAGAGTGGAAGAATTATCATGCAAATCTGAAGTTCTCGAGAATTCTTTACATGAGAAAGAAACACAAATGGAGCTTGTACAAAGAAATTCTGGTCAGTCTTCTAGTGTGAACTCCCCACGGTCTCTAGAGATTGATCAAATG AAAAACAAAGTAAGCTCAGGTGCGGTTGTTACGCATGTCCGCAGTGGGCGCAAAGTCAATAGTGACCAAATAGCCATAGCTATAGATAcagaaaatgataataatatgtTAGTTGATGAGGACGATGATAAAG CACATGGCTTCAAGTCACTTACTATGTCTCGCTTTGTTCCAAGAACCACTCGGCCTATAGCAGACAGGATTGATGGAATATG GGTATCAGGTGAAAGGCTGCTTATGAGGCAACCTACCTTACGGCTTGGATTTTTGATATATTGGGTTGCATTGCATGCATTACTTGCTAGTTTCATCTGA